The stretch of DNA CTGCGACAGGTGACACTGCGACAGGTGACACCTACATGAGAATCCTTGTAATCTCTGGTTGAAGTACTTGTTCAGTATACCCTCCAGATAAGACCCACTCGGTGATTATTTCAACATTATATAtcaatgagtgagagagactgAACTCTGACCATCCTCCTGGTAGAAGTCGTGTGCTCCTGTTGTTGTTGTAGGCGAGGTTATGTATTCCTAGTTATAATGTGCATGTGATTGACAGGCACAAGGATTGTTTATGAAAGAAAGTTTCTCTTGCAATGTCGCAATTCTCCACACTCGATGAGTCCTCCATGCAATCTGCCGACAATCCCTGGTGTAACGGAGCCTGAGGAAAGGGCGGGTGAGAAGATGAGCTCGGTAGCAGAGGAATCTGCACGAGTCATGACTCCGAAAGAGAATATTGCACCCGCTGATGTCAGAAGTGAGTACAAGTTCTTCTAGCAGCTCCTGTTGTTCTTTTAACAGCTGGCTGCCTGACGTCTTCCAACAATAACCGATAGTCACTCTCTTTTTATAGTTACCAGTTACTCAGTAATATAGCTGGTGGTCGATCCTGATAGCTAGCAACTTTCAGCTGTCCACTGATAACTGTCAGTAACTGTCTACTAGCAACAAGCAATCACTTTCTAATCACTGATCACTGATTGAAGACCACAGTCCATCAGTTTACTAATAATTATCATCTATAATTGACACTCTCTCTCtacttaatataatattattcaggGAGTATGTTGCATCAGCTCACGTAATAGTTAGTCTTGTCATTGCCATAAACACGGTGGAATAAGGGATCATGGGAGATTGTTGACAATACCGACAATGTATGTACTTATAATATTTACACAGTACATACACGTAGAACACTTACATGTAGAATACATACACGCAGAATACATACACgcataatatatacacatagagTATATACATAAAGAATACATACACGCAGAGTACATACACGACAACTACTTACACGcagaatacatacatgtagagtgCATACTCTGTGCAGTGATTACATGTGGAGTACTTATTCTGTCAGTACTCTGTATTCTGTACTCAGTACTCTGTATTTGGTCTTGGCTGGCTGCCATCAAGAGAGAATCTCTGTATTCTGTCTTAGCTGGCTGCCATCAAGAGAGCATCTCTGTATTCTGTCTTAGCTGGCTGACATCAAGAGAGAATCTCTGTATTCTGTCTTAGCTGGCGGACATCAAGAGAGAATCTCTGTATTCTGTCTTAGCTGGCTGACACCAAGAGAGAATCTCTGTATTCTGTCTTAGCTGGCTGACATCAAGAGAGAATCGCTGTATTCTGTCTTAGCTGGCTGACACCAAGAGAGAATCTCTGTATTCTGTCTTAGCTGGCTGACACCAAGAGAGAATCTCTGTATTCTGTCTTAGCTGGCTGACATCAAGAGGGAATCTCTGTATTCTGTCTTAGCTGGCTGACATCAAGAAAGAATCTCTGTATTCTGTCTTAGCTGGCTGCCATTAAGAGAGTATCTCTGTATTCTATTTTAGTTGGCTGACATCAAGAGAGAATCTCTGTATTCCGTCTTAGCTGGCGGCGGACATCAAGAGAGAATCTCTGTATTCTGTTTTAGCTGGCTGACATCAAGAGAGAATCTCTGTATTCTGTCTTAGCTGGCTGACATCAAGAGAAAATCTCTGTATTCTGTCTTAGCTGGCTGACATCAAGAGAGAATCTCTGTATTCTGTCTTAGCTGGCTGACATCAAGAGAAAATCTCTGTATTCTGTCTTAGCTGGCTGACATCAAGAAAGAATCTCTGTATTCTGTCTTAGCTGGCTGACACCAAGAGAGAATCTCTGTATTCTGTCTTAGCTGGCTGACACCAAGAGAGAATCTCTGTATTCTGTCTTAGCTGGCTGACATCAAGAGGGAATCGCTGTATTCTGTCTTAGCTGGCTGACATCAAGAGAGAATCTCTGTATTCTGTCTTAGCTGGCTGACATCAAGAGAAAATCTCTGTATTCTGTCTTAGCTGGCTGACATCAAGAGAAAATCTCTGTATTCTGTCTTAGCTGGCTGACATCAAGAAAGAACCTCTGTATTCTGTCTTAGCTGGCTGACACCAAGAGAGAATCTCTGTATTCTGTCTTAGCTGGCTGACACCAAGAGAGAATCTCTGTATTCTGTCTTAGCTGGCTGACATCAAGAGGGAATCTCTGTATTCTGTCTTAGCTGGCTGACATCAAGAAAGAATCTCTGTATTCTGTCTTAGCTGGCTGCCATTAAGAGAGTATCTCTGTATTCTATTTTAGTTGGCTGACATCAAGAGAGAATCTCTGTATTCCGTCTTAGCTGGCGGCGGACATCAAGAGAGAATCTCTGTATTCTGTTTTAGCTGGCTGACATCAAGAGAGAATCTCTGTATTCTGTCTTAGCTGGCTGACATCAAGAGAAAATCTCTGTATTCTGTCTTAGCTGGCTGACATCAAGAGAGAATCTCTGTATTCTGTCTTAGCTGGCTGACATCAAGAGAAAATCTCTGTATTCTGTCTTAGCTGGCTGACATCAAGAAAGAATCTCTGTATTCTGTCTTAGCTGGCTGACACCAAGAGAGAATCTCTGTATTCTGTCTTAGCTGGCTGACACCAAGAGAGAATCTCTGTATTCTGTCTTAGCTGGCTGACATCAAGAGGGAATCGCTGTATTCTGTCTTAGCTGGCTGACATCAAGAGAGAATCTCTGTATTCTGTCTTAGCTGGCTGACATCAAGAGAAAATCTCTGTATTCTGTCTTAGCTGGCTGACATCAAGAGAAAATCTCTGTATTCTGTCTTAGCTGGCTGACATCAAGAAAGAATCTCTGTATTCTGTCTTAGCTGGCTGACACCAAGAGAGAATCTCTGTATTCTGTCTTAGCTGGCTGACACCAAGAGAGAATCTCTGTATTCTGTCTTAGCTGGCTGACATCAAAAGGGAATCGCTGTATTCTGTCTTAGCTGGCTGACATCAAGAGAGAATCTCTGTATTCTGTCTTAGCTGGCTGACATCAAGAGAAAATCTCTGTATTCTGTCTTAGCTGGCTGACATCAAGAGAGAATCTCTGTATTCTGTCTTAGCTGGCTGACATCAAGAGAAAATCTCTGTATTCTGTCTTAGCTGGCTGACATCGAGAGAATCTCTGTATTCTGTCTTAGCTGGCTGACATCAAGAAAGAATCTCTGTATTCTGTCTTAGCTGGCTGACACCAAGAGAGAATCTCTGTATTCTGTCTTAGCTGGCTGACATCAAGAGGGAATCGCTGTATTCTGTCTTAGCTGGCTGACATCAAGAGAGAATCTCTGTATTCTGTCTTAGCTGGCTGACATCAAGAGAAAATCTCTGTATTCTGTCTTAGCTGGCTGACATCAAGAGAGAATCTCTGTATTCTGTCTTAGCTGGCTGACATCAAGAGAAAATCTCTGTATTCTGTCTTAGCTGGCTGACATCGAGAGAATCTCTGTATTCTGTCTTAGCTGGCTGACATCAAGAAAGAATCTCTGTATTCTGTCTTAGCTGGCTGACGCCAAGAGAGAATCTCTGTATTCTGTCTTAGCTGGCTGACATCAAGAGGGAATCTCTGTATTCTGTCTTAGCTGGCTGACATCAAGAGGGAATCTCTGTATTCTGTTTTAGTTGGCTGACATCAAGAGAGAATCTCTGTATTATGTCTTAGTTGGCTGACATCAACGTAGAAACTCTGTAAATTTTCATAACTTGTCTTTTACATCATGTTGAGCAAGATCTTTTACAAGAGATCCACATGCGGTCTTTTGTAGAAGTAGAGCAGCTCATATAGAATAGTTTTGTTGTATTTCTAATGCCACCCATTCCGGTTATGATTGCCGGGGCCTATcatatatttgttttttgacACTAACATCTAGTTACACATTGCTTGCTGCCTGACTTTCCACTGCTGCCTGTCACCTTGCTGGTTGTCACACTTGCCTGTCACACTTTACTGCTGCCTGTCACACTTTACTGCTGCCTGTCACACTTTACTGCTGAATGTCACCTTGCCGCCTGTCACACTTTCCCCTGCCGCCTGTCATATTTTCCCTGTCGCCTGTCACACTTTCACCCGCCGCCTGTCACCTAGCTTGTTTTTAGAATTTCTACTTATAATTATGATGCTCATGCGATTGCCACAGCACTGGTAACAAAGTTTTTCACTTACAGAGTCACAAGAAAGATCTGATGGGATGTTTGATATGGACATGTAAAGCAGGCCtcatattttatgaacatttgTGTGAAGCGTGTCCAAATTACTTCACTTCTGAAGCATATATGAACAGGTCGTAGTACCAGCCTTTTGAGCTGGGCCATGGCTAGGGTTTTACCAATGTGTAGGTCTGTGGTGATGAAGTTTTCAATTATACTCAGGCCCTCCACTGTGCAGAGAGTTAATTTCTTTTCTTATGCATATATTCCTAATTTGTTCTATAATCTACTCGGAATGAGTATCAACTGTACCATTGAATTGTAcctttgtttgaaatttttagatttatatGGCAATACAAGTTCATGTGGCTTTAGTGTTCTTCTTATATATAAATTGGTGGTTCTAGCAGAGGGACAGGTTGAGAAATCAGCCCAGCTAAATAGAGTTAATACAGCCAGACTTGTAGGAAACCACAAAAGCTAATGTGTTCACGTTAACCATATGGCTGGCATTGAAGCCATGCAATGCACAAATGTATTAAAAACTATACAAGAGATGTTGACAAATTGGGACATATGAAATAAGGCATCTCAGAGGTTCCTATCTGCAGGCTTCTTGTAAGGGAAATCAATGTAATCAAATATGTCCTCCTCACAACTCACAGGCAGCGCCTCTCCTGGGTCACCtaacataaaacaaatattgtgagACAATTTTAACACTATAATAGCAAAGCGTATGAACAAGTGGACAGATGATACAGAGTAGCGGACAACACTCGACAGCTCAAAGAGTAGACAATACTAGTCAGTTAATACTAACAGACTATAGAataatatggtatatgatagtatCTTAGAAATAACAGGATGAGTATGTATGTAGTAACCTAGAGACTATAGAataatatggtatatgatagtatCTTAGAAATAACAGGATGAGTATGTATGTAGTAACCTAGAGACTATAGAataatatggtatatgatagtatCTTAGAAACAACAGAATGAGT from Watersipora subatra chromosome 2, tzWatSuba1.1, whole genome shotgun sequence encodes:
- the LOC137388889 gene encoding eukaryotic translation initiation factor 4E-binding protein 2-like, with translation MSSGHSNEQHLKTSKDIPVRKVVVNDPNQLPMDYGTTPGGTIFSTTPGGTRIVYERKFLLQCRNSPHSMSPPCNLPTIPGVTEPEERAGEKMSSVAEESARVMTPKENIAPADVRKSQERSDGMFDMDM